In Notamacropus eugenii isolate mMacEug1 chromosome 1, mMacEug1.pri_v2, whole genome shotgun sequence, one genomic interval encodes:
- the BOLA3 gene encoding bolA-like protein 3, which translates to MAASHLLCGRNLGVVPLLRCAQRTFASQTLGELKVTRILKENFPRATTIKVTDISGGCGAMYEIHIESEEFKDKRTLHQHQMVNKALKEEIKAMHGLRIVTSVPKH; encoded by the exons ATGGCGGCTTCTCATCTTCTCTGCGGGAGGAACCTCGGTGTG GTCCCTCTTCTCCGATGTGCCCAGAGAACATTTGCCTCCCAGACTTTGGGGGAGCTCAAAGTGACTCGTATCCTAAAAGAGAATTTTCCTCGGGCAACAACTATCAAGGTCACAGACATTTCAG GTGGTTGTGGGGCCATGTATGAAATCCATATAGAATCAGAAGAATTTAAAGACAAGCGAACTTTACATCAGCACCAGATGGTTAACAAG GcactaaaagaagaaattaaagccatgcACGGGCTGAGAATAGTCACTTCGGTCCCAAAGCACTGA